A region from the Manihot esculenta cultivar AM560-2 chromosome 13, M.esculenta_v8, whole genome shotgun sequence genome encodes:
- the LOC122721578 gene encoding uncharacterized protein LOC122721578, whose translation MSNPSEVIAGGVAPMVEEQGGGKRKGRGKSREPTRAREELGDLETRLVKVELVLIEEEEKFEEVDTHIEELGNGMEEFREEMQGALDSAVDKLASEMGSLRHAHSEENAAIKEENHFLRAEMDRMMGRMKELKEKLALLRSVIVQGGMAATPSTSGALMARVEVPKPQAFKGTRNAKEIDNFLWSLEQYFKALGIVEDARKIDHAPLYLADTAMRELKKQFYPVNAAHEARARLRRLTQRGTIRDYVKEFTEVILEIPGYPDSEALFAFMDGLQHWARLEIERRGAQDLATAISIAESLTKYQKGDKGKGVEQVKVKSSGDVHESKEGSAKPWRPKEGLSKGWRKPEGEREKPLPKCFLCDGPHMVRECPKRKVLSSLVEEKEASKQQGEGMCMGALQLAAIDVKPKEVASERKGRLFAPMEVKGQSIHALVDTGASHNFMKLDVAKKLGVPFDGDEGWLKVVNSSPTPTYGVARNVQVKIGEWTGTLDFYIINLDDHSCVLGMDFMDKVKAVLLPYANDMCLPDGSTLKAINLARGKGATSTLSSLQVVSPKELPKETLPPRRSKGHDEMKKRVKMTVDAMGPKSSLLRRIKEATMRDGQAKQLVKLARNGVTRKFVVDDGLIKTRRGSIFVPRWGKLREEVMRWCHDFMIRGRPSVRKMMARLGREFYWHHMAMDVKWFVRTCVESHRGDGDSPREVKTEGRSPSAPWESRPRRSKVRLRGDATKASRE comes from the exons ATGTCCAATCCAAGTGAGGTGATTGCTGGGGGAGTTGCTCCTATGGTGGAGGAGCAAGGCGGCGGTAAAAGGAAAGGAAGGGGCAAATCGAGGGAGCCTACACGAGCTAGGGAGGAGCTCGGTGATTTGGAGACCCGTCTTGTGAAGGTGGAGCTAGTCTTGatcgaggaggaggagaagttcGAGGAGGTTGATACCCACATCGAGGAACTTGGCAATGGGATGGAAGAGTTCCGAGAGGAGATGCAAGGTGCCCTCGACTCCGCTGTTGACAAGCTAGCGAGTGAGATGGGGTCACTTAGGCACGCCCATTCAGAGGAGAATGCTGCCATTAAAGAGGAGAACCATTTCCTAAGGGCGGAAATGGATAGGATGATGGGGAGGATGAAGGAGCTCAAGGAGAAATTGGCATTGTTGCGTTCCGTGATAGTCCAAGGTGGTATGGCAGCCACACCATCCACTTCGGGAGCTCTTATGGCACGAGTGGAGGTGCCAAAGCCCCAAGCGTTCAAGGGGACGCGTAATGCAAAGGAGATCGACAATTTCCTATGGAGCTTGGAGCAGTATTTCAAGGCCCTAGGAATTGTGGAAGATGCAAGGAAGATTGATCATGCCCCACTGTATTTGGCTGACACCGCTATG AGAGAATTAAAGAAGCAATTCTACCCTGTGAATGCTGCTCACGAGGCACGAGCAAGGCTAAGGAGGCTTACTCAACGAGGGACGATTCGAGACTATGTGAAGGAGTTCACCGAGGTAATTCTCGAAATCCCTGGCTATCCTGATAGTGAAGCACTCTTTGCTTTTATGGATGGGTTACAACATTGGGCAAGGCTTGAGATTGAAAGGCGTGGAGCCCAAGATCTAGCCACTGCCATTTCTATTGCTGAGTCCTTGACTAAGTATCAAAAAGGGGACAAAGGCAAAGGAGTGGAGCAAGTGAAGGTCAAGAGTAGTGGCGACGTCCATGAAAGTAAGGAGGGAAGTGCAAAACCGTGGAGACCTAAGGAGGGATTGTCCAAGGGATGGAGGAAGCCCGAAGGTGAAAGGGAGAAGCCTCTACCAAAGTGCTTCTTGTGCGATGGACCGCATATGGTGAGGGAATGTCCAAAGCGCAAGGTCTTGTCTTCCTTAGTGGAAGAAAAGGAAGCAAGCAAGCAGCAAGGGGAAGGTATGTGCATGGGTGCCTTACAATTAGCTGCCATCGATGTCAAGCCTAAGGAGGTGGCAAGTGAGCGCAAGGGACGCTTGTTTGCTCCAAtggaggtaaaggggcagtcCATTCATGCTTTGGTGGACACTGGAGCTTCACACAACTTTATGAAGCTCGATGTGGCCAAGAAGCTTGGAGTTCCTTTTGATGGTGATGAGGGTTGGTTGAAGGTTGTCAACTCCTCTCCAACCCCAACATATGGAGTTGCGAGGAATGTCCAAGTAAAAATAGGTGAGTGGACTGGAACTTTGGACTTCTACATTATTAATTTGGATGATCACTCTTGTGTGCTAGGCATGGATTTTATGGATAAGGTGAAGGCAGTTCTTCTCCCCTATGCCAATGATATGTGCTTACCTGATGGGAGTACCTTGAAGGCCATAAACTTGGCAAGAGGGAAGGGTGCCACTAGCACACTCTCTAGTCTACAAGTGGTAAGTCCAAAGGAGCTGCCCAAGGAGACATTGCCACCAAGAAGAAGTAAAGGGCATGatgagatgaagaagagagTGAAGATGACTGTCGACGCGATGGGTCCAAAGTCTTCCTTGTTGAGGCGCATCAAGGAGGCAACGATGCGTGATGGGCAAGCCAAGCAATTGGTGAAGTTGGCTCGCAACGGGGTAACAAGGAAATTTGTGGTTGATGATGGGCTCATTAAGACGAGGCGTGGCAGCATCTTTGTGCCTAGATGGGGCAAGTTGCGAGAGGAAGTCATGAGGTGGTGTCATGACTTCATGATTCGTGGCCGTCCAAGTGTAAGGAAGATGATGGCAAGGCTTGGACGTGAGTTTTATTGGCATCACATGGCGATGGATGTTAAGTGGTTTGTAAGGACTTGTGTGGAGAGTCATAGAGGTGATGGTGATTCTCCAAGGGAGGTGAAAACTGAGGGACGTTCTCCATCTGCACCATGGGAGAGTAGACCACGGAGGTCTAAGGTGCGACTTCGAGGAGACGCGACGAAGGCGTCACGAGAATAG